The proteins below are encoded in one region of Hordeum vulgare subsp. vulgare chromosome 3H, MorexV3_pseudomolecules_assembly, whole genome shotgun sequence:
- the LOC123444198 gene encoding ABC transporter B family member 4-like — MGATAEGGSGEGATHGGKDGRPEKKVPLLGIFRYADRLDVLLMVVGSLGAVGNGVSEPLISVLFGDVINSFGQSTTSTVLRAVTKVVLNFIYLGIGTAVASFLQVACWTMAGERQSARIRSLYLKSVLRQDIAFFDTEMTTGEAVSRMSSDTVIIQDALGEKAGKLVQLASAFFGGFIIAFTKGWLLTLVMLTSLPLIAIAGAVSSQLLTRVSSKRLTSYSDAADTVEQTIGSIRTVASFNGEKKAIEMYNKFIKNAYKTVVEEGLVNGFGMGSVFCILFSSYGLAFWYGGKLIIDKGYTGGKILTTLLAVLTGATSLGNATPSISAIAEGQSAAYRLFETIERKPEIDSDDTSGMIMENIKGDVELKDVYFRYPARPGQLILDGLSLQVANGTTMAIVGESGSGKSTVISLVERFYDPQAGEVLIDGVNIKNLNLDWIRGKIGLVSQEPLLFMTSIKDNITYGKEEATLEEIKRAAELANAANFIDKLPNGYDTLVGQRGTLLSGGQKQRIAIARAILKDPKILLLDEATSALDVESERIVQEALNRIMVQRTTLVVAHRLSTVRNVDCITVVHQGKIVEQGPHHTLVKDPNGAYSQLIRLQETRGDERHKIKDSGVPNSLSKSTSLSNRRSMTKDSFGNSNRYSFKNPLGLSVELHEDEITGEQNKDDLSNGKTLQKASIGRLFYLNKPEVPYLLLGAIAASVHGVIFPLFGILMSGVIKSFYEPPDKLRKDSSFWALISVVLGFASFIAIPAQYLLFGIAGGKLIERVRTLSFQNIVHQEVAWFDNPSNSSGALGTRLSVDALNVRRLVGDNLGLIVQSTAALITGFVIAFTADWRLALIITCVIPLVGAQGYAQVRFLKGFSEEAKEMYEDASQVATDAVGSIRTIASFCAEKRVVTTYNKKCEALRKQGIRSGIVGGLGFGFSFLMLYLTYALCFYVGAQFVRQGKITFADVFKVFFALVLATIGVSQASALASNATKARDSAISVFSILDRKSKIDTSNDEGLILENVTGDIHFSNVSFKYPSRPDVQIFSDFTLHIPSRKTIALVGESGSGKSTIIALLERFYDPDSGSISVDGVEIKSLRISWLRDQMGLVGQEPVLFNDTIRANITYGKHGEVTEEEVTAVAKAANAHEFISSLPQGYDTLVGEKGVQLSGGQKQRVAIARAIIKDPKILLLDEATSALDAESERIVQDALDRVMVSRTTIVVAHRLSTIKGADMIAVLKEGKIAEKGKHEALMRIKDGVYASLVELRSNSE, encoded by the exons ATGGGCGCGACAGCAGAAGGTGGTAGTGGAGAAGGAGCAACCCACGGCGGAAAAGATGGCCGGCCGGAGAAGAAGGTGCCCTTGCTCGGGATATTCAGGTACGCCGACCGCCTCGACGTGCTGCTCATGGTGGTCGGCTCGCTCGGGGCGGTGGGCAACGGCGTGTCGGAGCCCCTCATATCGGTCCTCTTTGGAGACGTCATCAACTCCTTTGGCCAGAGCACGACCAGCACCGTCCTCCGCGCAGTCACCAAG GTTGTTCTCAACTTCATATATCTGGGCATTGGGACAGCAGTTGCTTCTTTTCTTC AGGTGGCATGCTGGACAATGGCAGGAGAAAGGCAGTCAGCCCGCATCCGTTCTTTGTACCTGAAATCTGTTCTGAGACAAGATATTGCATTCTTCGACACAGAAATGACAACTGGTGAAGCAGTTTCTAGAATGTCTAGCGATACGGTCATAATTCAAGATGCTCTTGGTGAGAAG GCAGGGAAGCTTGTGCAACTTGCATCTGCCTTCTTTGGGGGTTTTATCATAGCATTCACAAAAGGCTGGCTCCTAACTCTTGTCATGCTAACATCACTACCACTGATTGCTATCGCTGGTGCAGTGTCTTCACAGCTGCTAACCCGGGTTTCCAGCAAGCGACTGACATCATATAGTGATGCTGCAGACACAGTTGAACAGACAATTGGATCTATAAGAAcg GTTGCGTCCTTCAATGGCGAGAAGAAAGCTATAGAAATGTACAATAAATTCATAAAAAATGCATACAAGACTGTTGTTGAGGAAGGCCTTGTCAATGGGTTCGGCATGGGCTCTGTCTTCTGCATCTTATTTAGCAGTTATGGTCTAGCCTTCTGGTATGGTGGAAAGCTGATCATTGACAAAGGTTATACCGGAGGGAAGATCCTCACTACATTGCTTGCCGTATTGACTGGCGCAAC TTCATTAGGTAATGCAACACCATCAATTTCTGCAATTGCGGAGGGTCAATCTGCAGCATACCGACTGTTCGAAACGATTGAGAGGAAGCCTGAAATAGATTCAGATGATACCAGCGGCATGATCATGGAAAATATCAAGGGTGATGTTGAACTAAAGGATGTGTACTTTCGCTACCCTGCAAGACCCGGGCAGTTAATATTAGATGGATTGTCATTACAAGTAGCGAATGGAACGACAATGGCCATAGTTGGAGAGAGTGGAAGTGGCAAGTCAACTGTTATCAGCCTAGTTGAAAGATTCTATGATCCACAGGCTGGTGAAGTTTTGATAGATGGAGTCAACATCAAGAATCTGAATCTTGATTGGATAAGAGGGAAGATCGGCCTTGTTAGCCAAGAACCATTGCTGTTTATGACCTCCATTAAAGATAACATAACCTATGGTAAAGAAGAGGCAACACTTGAAGAGATCAAGAGAGCAGCCGAGCTTGCAAATGCAGCAAACTTCATCGACAAGTTACCAAAT GGCTACGATACATTGGTCGGCCAACGTGGCACTCTGCTTTCCGGGGGACAAAAACAAAGAATTGCAATTGCGAGAGCCATCCTTAAAGATCCAAAAATCCTTTTGCTAGATGAAGCAACAAGTGCATTAGATGTAGAATCTGAGAGGATAGTTCAGGAGGCACTCAATAGAATAATGGTACAAAGAACCACACTCGTCGTTGCTCATCGTTTGAGCACTGTAAGGAATGTTGACTGCATCACAGTTGTTCATCAAGGGAAAATAGTGGAACAAG GTCCTCATCATACATTAGTGAAGGATCCCAATGGAGCTTACTCACAGCTTATTAGGCTACAAGAAACTCGTGGTGATGAAAGGCATAAAATAAAAGATTCTGGAGTGCCCAATTCCTTATCAAAAAGCACTAGTTTGTCAAATAGACGGTCAATGACTAAAGATTCTTTTGGCAATAGCAACAGATACTCCTTCAAGAACCCCTTAGGATTATCAGTTGAGTTGCATGAGGATGAAATCACAGGTGAACAGAACAAAGACGACCTTTCCAATGGGAAGACCCTTCAGAAAGCATCAATTGGACGTCTTTTTTATCTTAACAAGCCGGAGGTACCATATCTTCTGCTTGGTGCTATAGCAGCATCGGTGCATGGAGTCATTTTCCCATTGTTTGGCATACTAATGTCTGGCGTTATAAAATCATTCTATGAGCCACCAGATAAGCTGCGGAAAGATTCTAGCTTTTGGGCATTGATATCTGTAGTTCTGGGGTTTGCATCATTCATTGCAATCCCAGCACAATACCTTTTGTTTGGAATTGCTGGTGGCAAGCTTATCGAGCGTGTTCGTACTCTGTCATTTCAAAATATTGTTCATCAGGAAGTTGCTTGGTTCGATAATCCGTCAAATTCCAG TGGTGCACTTGGTACACGACTCTCAGTTGATGCATTAAATGTTCGGCGCTTAGTAGGAGATAACCTGGGACTTATAGTGCAGTCTACAGCTGCACTAATCACTGGCTTTGTCATAGCATTTACGGCGGACTGGAGGCTTGCACTGATTATTACTTGTGTCATTCCTTTAGTGGGTGCACAGGGTTATGCTCAAGTGAGGTTCTTGAAAGGGTTTAGTGAAGAAGCTAAG GAGATGTATGAAGATGCAAGTCAAGTTGCAACTGATGCTGTTGGTAGTATCAGAACTATAGCATCTTTCTGTGCAGAGAAAAGAGTGGTTACAACGTATAACAAGAAATGTGAAGCTTTAAGGAAACAGGGAATTCGAAGTGGAATCGTTGGagggcttggttttggtttctcatTCTTAATGCTGTATCTTACATATGCTCTATGTTTCTATGTTGGTGCACAGTTTGTACGTCAGGGAAAAATTACTTTTGCAGATGTTTTCAAA GTTTTCTTTGCCTTGGTTTTGGCAACTATTGGGGTTTCGCAGGCAAGTGCATTGGCATCtaatgcaacaaaagcaagggatTCAGCCATTTCTGTTTTCAGTATTCTAGACAGGAAGTCGAAAATTGACACAAGTAACGACGAGGGCCTGATATTGGAAAATGTCACTGGCGACATTCATTTCAGTAACGTCAGTTTCAAGTACCCATCACGCCCTGATGTCCAAATATTCAGTGACTTTACCTTGCATATTCCTTCCAGAAAG ACCATAGCACTAGTTGGAGAAAGTGGTAGTGGCAAGTCCACTATAATTGCTTTACTGGAGCGCTTTTATGATCCTGATTCTGGTAGCATCTCAGTAGATGGAGTCGAAATTAAGAGCTTGAGAATTAGCTGGTTAAGGGATCAGATGGGGCTGGTAGGCCAGGAGCCAGTACTTTTCAATGACACAATCCGTGCAAACATAACATATGGGAAACACGGAGAAGTGACAGAGGAAGAAGTCACGGCTGTGGCCAAGGCAGCAAATGCTCATGAGTTCATATCAAGCTTGCCACAGGGATATGACACTCTGGTTGGCGAGAAAGGAGTGCAACTATCTGGTGGACAGAAGCAGAGGGTAGCTATCGCAAGGGCCATTATAAAGGACCCGAAGATACTACTACTTGATGAGGCAACCAGTGCCCTGGATGCGGAATCGGAGCGCATCGTTCAAGATGCCTTGGATCGAGTCATGGTGAGCAGGACCACCATAGTGGTGGCTCACCGCCTGTCCACAATCAAAGGGGCTGATATGATTGCAGTCCTCAAGGAAGGCAAAATTGCAGAAAAGGGAAAGCATGAGGCCCTGATGCGAATCAAGGATGGAGTCTATGCTTCACTAGTAGAACTTCGCTCAAATTCTGAGTAG